The Thioalkalivibrio thiocyanodenitrificans ARhD 1 genome window below encodes:
- a CDS encoding serine hydrolase: MLFRLLLVTGVSLGLLMAVHAAPPQQTSPLRDAVNPALQAKLEERLQRLNLESAVRSRQLAVSLVDITDPAKPRLAHVNGHDMMYAASLPKIAILLAAFERIHEGKLPLDTENRRLMTDMIRRSSNTAATEMIRRVGPEYINELLRSPKYRLYDANMNGGLWVGKEYGRGAAYQRDPLHNLSHGATAFQVARFYYMLETGRLVSPELSREMKGMLGDPGIRHKFVQGLLAGAPEARVYRKSGTWREWHADSAIVEHAGRTYIAVALARNPNGGEWFTNLIVELDRIIMGQPVRHAGL; this comes from the coding sequence ATGCTGTTCAGACTGCTGCTGGTGACAGGCGTTTCACTGGGACTGCTGATGGCAGTCCATGCCGCGCCTCCGCAACAGACGTCGCCCCTGCGTGATGCCGTGAACCCCGCCCTCCAGGCGAAACTGGAGGAACGACTCCAGCGCCTGAACCTGGAATCCGCGGTACGCAGCAGGCAACTGGCCGTGTCCCTGGTCGACATCACCGATCCCGCCAAGCCCCGCCTGGCCCATGTCAACGGACACGACATGATGTATGCGGCCAGCCTGCCGAAGATCGCCATCCTGCTGGCCGCCTTCGAACGCATCCATGAAGGGAAACTCCCGCTCGATACCGAGAACCGTCGGCTGATGACCGACATGATCCGCCGCTCGTCCAATACGGCCGCGACCGAGATGATACGGCGGGTCGGGCCGGAGTATATCAACGAGCTGCTCAGATCACCGAAATACCGTCTCTACGACGCGAACATGAACGGCGGACTCTGGGTCGGCAAGGAGTACGGCCGGGGCGCGGCCTACCAGCGTGATCCGCTGCACAATCTCTCCCATGGCGCCACCGCCTTCCAGGTGGCGCGTTTCTACTACATGCTCGAGACCGGACGGCTGGTGTCGCCCGAGCTGTCCCGGGAAATGAAGGGCATGCTTGGCGATCCGGGTATCCGGCACAAGTTCGTTCAGGGCCTGCTGGCCGGCGCCCCCGAGGCGCGGGTCTACCGCAAGTCCGGCACCTGGCGCGAATGGCATGCCGACAGTGCCATCGTCGAGCACGCCGGGCGCACCTACATCGCCGTGGCGCTGGCCCGGAACCCGAACGGCGGTGAATGGTTCACCAATCTCATCGTCGAACTGGACAGGATCATCATGGGGCAGCCGGTTCGGCATGCCGGTCTCTGA
- a CDS encoding PEP/pyruvate-binding domain-containing protein: MPVSRPSLLLFPALACLLVLAGGLRADTGVPPAPEPAQMRQWIDEMKTAPRGPFWRIRWFCADGTILPPEPYACRPHGGGVQHGEWGERTRAIRDQGYLIATLLADLEPGDFTGPDARLDALRQILLERFLIRNDDGWVFRQARYYRGAIQVEDEYASARRLLLAMVDDPGWRDPARYLLLREAARLLPIDAEQPATVTVRRLSTEIAAQDPGFQDLRIKLHGMPDAGDAQRVRNHAARQGLPELVDDYRSLAAALDALYGPQTAVDRLERLMAESGGSRLRAAIADAVGELNDAADLEARLHLAAGFARQWRGLFQEDAALAPADRLRLLQAGLAMEHEVYAVGNWLMEASAGADRLTRLNWLRSFGMSLFAAGLLSERQWQALDAHIDRLVQDDALDAEAYFTWMRYLSRVSQWAQRALEFHFEPTVRLWSDITPLGVHYVPDTLRGGPLLPYTRTLDVLLQDAHVLAGVRQELFGQEVAGGLRPLNPGLARGVLLEAPEDPAAFRRDGIYLLPSTTSELPPVSGILTRGEGSSLSHVQLLARNLGIPNVVIDDALIPLLDAHLGARVVVAVSPRGGVRIASDGTHWDEVLGAEALAPEVVIAPNLGKLDLRTTRLLPLGALRAEDAGRSVGPKAANLGELLHHYPQHVNPGVVIPFGVFRAMLDQPIVPDGPAAYDWLRDEYARLHAISDPARREAETRVMLEMLRDWIVTTDPGEAFRARLREALEETFGSADTPGVFVRSDTNVEDLPGFTGAGLNLTVPNVVGFESIVRAIRTVWASPFSDRAYAWRQAHMPQPEHVYPSVLLLETFPSQKSGVLVTADVDTGDRDWLSIATSEGVGGAVDGQAAEELRVHRATGEVRLLSQASAPLRAEPVAGGGMRMVPASGHETVLTPDEIDQLRALVDDLASRMEMPSGPDGTPVAADIEFGFSDGRLSLFQIRPFVESRRARQSQYLIGMDLPETARQRIPVDLREPPPSIVVERALP; this comes from the coding sequence ATGCCTGTCTCCCGCCCAAGTCTGCTGTTGTTTCCCGCCCTGGCATGCCTGCTTGTTTTGGCCGGCGGCCTGCGTGCCGACACCGGGGTGCCGCCGGCGCCCGAGCCGGCCCAGATGCGTCAATGGATCGACGAGATGAAGACCGCGCCGCGCGGACCCTTCTGGCGCATCCGCTGGTTCTGTGCCGATGGCACCATCCTTCCGCCGGAGCCCTATGCCTGCCGACCCCACGGCGGCGGAGTCCAGCACGGGGAATGGGGTGAACGCACCCGGGCGATTCGCGACCAGGGCTATCTGATCGCCACGCTGCTGGCGGACCTGGAACCCGGGGACTTTACCGGCCCCGATGCGCGCCTGGACGCGTTGCGCCAGATCCTGCTGGAACGCTTCCTGATCCGCAACGACGACGGCTGGGTCTTCCGCCAGGCCCGTTACTATCGCGGTGCCATCCAGGTGGAGGACGAGTACGCTTCCGCGCGCAGGCTGCTGCTGGCCATGGTGGACGATCCCGGCTGGCGCGATCCGGCCCGCTACCTTTTGCTGCGCGAGGCGGCCCGCCTGTTGCCCATCGACGCCGAGCAACCGGCCACGGTAACCGTACGCCGGCTGTCCACGGAGATCGCTGCACAAGATCCCGGCTTTCAGGATCTGCGCATCAAGCTTCACGGCATGCCGGATGCCGGTGACGCCCAACGGGTACGTAACCACGCGGCCCGTCAGGGACTGCCGGAACTGGTGGATGATTACCGCAGCCTGGCGGCGGCTCTGGATGCGCTGTACGGGCCGCAGACCGCCGTCGACCGGCTGGAGCGGCTGATGGCGGAGAGCGGCGGGTCGCGCCTGCGGGCCGCCATCGCCGATGCTGTCGGGGAGTTGAACGACGCCGCGGATCTGGAGGCACGGCTCCACCTGGCGGCCGGTTTCGCGCGGCAGTGGCGCGGCCTGTTTCAGGAAGACGCGGCCCTCGCGCCGGCGGACCGGTTGCGGCTCCTTCAGGCCGGCCTGGCCATGGAACACGAGGTCTATGCGGTGGGCAACTGGCTCATGGAGGCATCCGCCGGGGCCGATCGCCTGACCCGTCTGAACTGGTTGCGCAGCTTCGGGATGTCGCTGTTCGCGGCGGGATTGCTGTCGGAGCGGCAATGGCAGGCCCTGGACGCGCACATTGACCGCCTGGTGCAGGACGACGCCCTGGATGCCGAGGCCTATTTCACCTGGATGCGCTACCTGTCGCGGGTGTCACAGTGGGCACAGCGGGCACTGGAGTTTCACTTCGAGCCCACCGTGAGACTGTGGTCCGACATCACGCCGCTGGGGGTCCATTATGTCCCGGACACCCTGCGCGGCGGCCCGTTGCTGCCTTATACGCGTACGCTCGACGTCCTCCTGCAGGACGCCCATGTGCTTGCCGGGGTGCGGCAGGAACTGTTTGGACAGGAGGTAGCCGGCGGTCTGCGGCCGCTCAACCCGGGGCTGGCCCGGGGCGTGCTGCTGGAGGCGCCGGAGGACCCGGCGGCATTTCGCAGGGACGGCATCTACCTGCTCCCCTCCACCACGTCGGAGCTGCCGCCGGTCTCCGGCATCCTGACCCGCGGTGAAGGCAGTTCCCTGTCCCATGTGCAGCTGCTGGCGCGCAATCTCGGCATTCCCAACGTGGTCATCGACGATGCGTTGATCCCGTTGCTCGACGCCCATCTGGGTGCCCGGGTGGTGGTGGCGGTCAGCCCGCGCGGTGGTGTGCGCATTGCATCCGACGGCACACACTGGGACGAGGTCCTCGGCGCGGAGGCGCTCGCCCCGGAGGTGGTCATTGCCCCGAATCTCGGCAAGCTCGACCTGCGCACCACCCGTCTTCTGCCCCTGGGCGCGCTCCGGGCGGAGGATGCGGGACGCAGTGTCGGCCCCAAGGCCGCCAACCTGGGAGAACTCCTGCACCATTACCCGCAGCACGTGAACCCCGGCGTTGTGATCCCCTTCGGCGTGTTTCGGGCCATGCTCGATCAGCCCATCGTCCCGGACGGACCGGCCGCCTACGACTGGCTGCGGGACGAATACGCGCGGCTGCACGCCATCAGTGACCCCGCACGGCGGGAGGCGGAGACCCGAGTCATGCTTGAAATGCTGCGCGATTGGATCGTCACGACCGACCCCGGCGAGGCATTCCGTGCCCGGCTGCGGGAGGCGCTGGAAGAGACCTTCGGCAGCGCCGATACGCCCGGCGTGTTCGTGCGCAGCGACACCAACGTGGAGGATCTGCCCGGCTTCACCGGCGCCGGCCTGAACCTCACCGTACCCAATGTCGTGGGCTTCGAGTCCATCGTGCGGGCCATTCGCACGGTGTGGGCCTCGCCTTTCAGTGACCGCGCCTATGCCTGGCGCCAGGCGCACATGCCGCAGCCCGAGCATGTCTATCCGTCGGTACTGCTCCTGGAAACCTTTCCCTCGCAGAAGTCCGGGGTGCTGGTGACGGCGGACGTGGACACGGGAGACCGGGACTGGCTGTCCATCGCCACCAGCGAAGGTGTTGGCGGCGCCGTGGACGGACAGGCTGCCGAGGAACTGCGCGTGCATCGCGCCACCGGCGAAGTCCGACTGCTGTCCCAGGCCAGTGCGCCGCTGCGCGCCGAACCTGTGGCGGGCGGCGGTATGCGCATGGTCCCGGCCAGCGGGCACGAAACCGTGCTCACGCCGGACGAGATCGATCAGCTGCGCGCGCTGGTCGACGACCTGGCTTCGCGCATGGAGATGCCGTCCGGTCCTGACGGCACACCCGTGGCAGCGGACATCGAGTTCGGATTCAGCGACGGGCGACTCTCCCTGTTCCAGATCAGGCCCTTCGTGGAAAGCCGGCGCGCGCGCCAGAGTCAGTATCTGATCGGGATGGATCTGCCCGAGACCGCCCGTCAACGAATACCGGTTGACCTGCGTGAACCGCCACCGTCCATCGTCGTGGAGCGAGCCCTCCCGTGA
- a CDS encoding serine hydrolase has translation MKRPLLMLLGGALALSLNGAGGYPIDAFEETGIARLEGYRLANQGQIPGNRLLPGALLGSSQIRLRLRDRPDFEIPEPDSALARDIARLLGDAAPDTSVSVLDLSDPDVPLYAEHRGQAALIPGSVGKVMVGVAMLQALADLHPDDIAARKRLLRETQVTADRFIRHDSHTVPLWEPEQQRMTRRPLREGDTANLWSYLDWMMSASSNAAASTVIRQLMLLRRFGRDYPVSADDEAALFRDTPVGERGELLRDSLVSPLARNGLDTERLRQGSFFTSEGRRLVPGSGSVSTVRELMRMLVRMEQGLLVDEWSSLELKRLLYMTERRIRYASSPALNDAAVYFKSGSFYRCEPEEGYTCRRYQGNVMNLMHSVAIIESPAGEPRLFYLVALTSNVLYRNAAVEHQTFATRLHALIRDRHAEPAAP, from the coding sequence GTGAAACGCCCGCTCCTCATGCTGCTCGGAGGCGCGCTGGCGCTGTCACTCAATGGCGCCGGCGGCTATCCCATCGATGCCTTCGAGGAGACCGGTATCGCCCGGCTGGAAGGCTACCGGCTCGCCAATCAGGGGCAGATACCAGGTAACCGCCTGCTGCCCGGCGCCCTGCTCGGCAGCAGTCAGATCCGTTTGCGCCTGCGTGATCGGCCGGATTTCGAGATCCCCGAACCCGATTCGGCACTCGCGAGGGATATCGCCCGCCTGCTGGGCGATGCGGCACCCGATACCAGCGTCAGCGTGCTCGACCTCAGCGATCCCGATGTGCCGCTGTATGCGGAACACAGGGGGCAGGCGGCGTTGATTCCCGGCAGCGTCGGCAAGGTCATGGTGGGCGTGGCGATGCTGCAGGCCCTGGCTGATCTGCATCCCGACGACATAGCCGCCCGCAAGCGGCTGCTCAGGGAGACCCAGGTCACGGCCGATCGCTTCATCCGCCACGATTCCCACACGGTACCCCTCTGGGAACCCGAACAGCAGCGCATGACGCGCCGGCCGCTGCGCGAGGGGGATACCGCGAACCTGTGGAGTTACCTGGACTGGATGATGTCGGCGAGTTCCAATGCGGCCGCCAGCACGGTCATCAGGCAACTGATGCTGCTGCGCCGTTTCGGCCGGGACTATCCGGTCTCCGCCGATGACGAAGCGGCCCTGTTTCGCGACACCCCGGTCGGAGAACGCGGCGAGCTGCTGCGCGACAGCCTGGTGTCGCCGCTGGCACGCAACGGGCTGGATACGGAGCGACTGCGCCAGGGATCGTTCTTTACCAGCGAGGGCAGGCGTCTGGTGCCGGGCTCCGGCAGCGTCAGCACGGTGCGCGAGCTGATGCGCATGCTGGTACGCATGGAACAGGGACTGCTGGTGGACGAGTGGTCGAGCCTGGAGCTGAAGCGGCTGCTGTACATGACGGAGCGGCGTATCCGTTACGCTTCTTCGCCCGCGCTCAATGACGCCGCGGTCTATTTCAAGTCCGGGTCATTCTACCGGTGCGAGCCCGAAGAGGGTTACACGTGCAGGAGATACCAGGGCAACGTGATGAACCTGATGCACTCAGTGGCCATCATCGAGTCACCGGCGGGTGAGCCCCGGCTGTTCTACCTGGTCGCACTCACGTCGAACGTGCTGTACCGCAATGCCGCCGTCGAGCATCAGACCTTTGCGACCCGCCTGCATGCACTGATCAGAGACCGGCATGCCGAACCGGCTGCCCCATGA
- a CDS encoding phosphate/phosphite/phosphonate ABC transporter substrate-binding protein produces the protein MHVAFRPDGLSDALVRTWIGFILFACLGAAPLGAAAGDPRQALEVPEHYRLGVIPWQSPSKLAGMFLPLADVLERGLAHPVQFVTAPGYRQFVERVKARDYHLVYLNPLLYPQAREAGYRVVARLAGDGMNGILVARQDRAMPSFDQSVRERRLRLALPSEEAYSARVLREHLGTMGLSLDDFDVEYFGSQDSALLAVHSGRADISGTCLPSLRSMPEAVRSDLQIVEQTPPQAAMLLAVRDDVPEAVSAALVEILVELHNHGAGQQVLNALGFYEGFAVASEADIAQRSR, from the coding sequence ATGCATGTCGCTTTTCGTCCGGACGGTCTTTCGGATGCGCTTGTACGTACCTGGATCGGGTTCATCCTGTTTGCGTGCCTGGGTGCGGCGCCCCTTGGCGCGGCGGCAGGTGACCCGCGTCAGGCCCTGGAAGTCCCGGAGCACTATCGCCTTGGCGTAATCCCCTGGCAGAGCCCTTCGAAGCTGGCCGGCATGTTCCTGCCATTGGCGGACGTGCTGGAACGGGGCCTGGCCCATCCGGTGCAGTTCGTCACCGCACCGGGATACCGGCAGTTCGTGGAACGCGTGAAGGCCCGGGACTATCACCTGGTCTACCTGAACCCCCTGCTGTACCCCCAGGCCCGAGAGGCCGGCTACCGGGTCGTGGCCCGGCTGGCGGGGGACGGGATGAACGGCATCCTGGTCGCCCGCCAGGATCGCGCCATGCCCTCCTTTGACCAGTCCGTGCGCGAGCGCCGCCTGCGCCTCGCGCTGCCGTCCGAAGAGGCCTATTCGGCGCGGGTGCTGCGCGAGCACCTTGGCACCATGGGGCTTTCCCTGGACGACTTCGATGTGGAGTACTTCGGTTCCCAGGATTCGGCACTGCTCGCCGTGCACAGCGGCCGGGCGGACATCAGCGGCACCTGCCTGCCTTCACTGCGATCCATGCCCGAGGCGGTGCGCAGCGACTTGCAGATCGTAGAGCAGACGCCGCCCCAGGCGGCCATGCTGCTGGCAGTGCGTGACGATGTGCCCGAGGCCGTGTCCGCCGCACTGGTGGAGATACTGGTGGAACTCCACAATCATGGCGCGGGACAACAGGTGCTCAATGCACTGGGCTTTTACGAAGGTTTCGCGGTGGCCAGCGAAGCCGATATCGCGCAACGCTCTCGGTAA
- a CDS encoding sensor histidine kinase: MPLTRTLRFRLIMSVALVHALLMGVFVWHALTTESERLRTDTQNRAEALSVLLSVATTNAVLTEDLGSLAEVIDRVGRHPDVTHAQIIDRRGFVLAGTEAEAVGRPVVEAAADELSREDLLLRLHRDIEVSGNVVGEVYLEMSMAQMHGLLAARRNQALIFILFAMGIGGVVAWLISLHITRDLHAMSAAASRVGQGDLSVRVGVNARDEIGHLAAGFNSMVESLEALSAEARDEHAKRIEAERLSYAGQLAAHMAHEIRNPLSAVINSVKLLERAELASRDRSQLVDIINGETQRLQRILQGFLDSARTQELRLETADASSLVEQVVHLACRDSEAGERIRVHLDFHQRPCPVVHDADQLRQVIWNLVLNAIQAMPEGGRLTISTDPRGERVRFTVQDTGEGFPCHLLSFATEPFYTGRRNGIGLGLVIVQRILSQHGTRLEIDSREGQGTRMSFELDMG; encoded by the coding sequence GTGCCCTTGACGCGCACCCTGCGTTTCCGCCTGATCATGTCGGTGGCGCTGGTGCATGCGCTGCTGATGGGTGTGTTCGTCTGGCATGCCTTGACCACCGAATCGGAGCGTCTGCGCACGGACACTCAGAATCGCGCCGAGGCCCTGTCGGTGCTGCTGTCGGTGGCCACCACCAACGCGGTGCTCACAGAGGATCTGGGCTCGCTGGCGGAGGTGATCGACCGGGTCGGCCGGCACCCGGACGTGACCCATGCGCAGATCATCGACCGCCGTGGTTTCGTGCTCGCCGGCACCGAGGCGGAGGCGGTGGGCCGGCCCGTGGTCGAAGCCGCGGCGGACGAATTGTCGCGCGAGGACCTCCTGCTGCGGCTGCACCGGGACATCGAGGTCTCGGGCAATGTGGTGGGCGAGGTATATCTGGAGATGTCCATGGCCCAGATGCACGGGCTCCTGGCGGCACGCAGAAACCAGGCACTGATCTTCATTCTGTTCGCCATGGGTATCGGCGGCGTGGTGGCCTGGCTGATCTCCCTGCACATCACCCGGGATCTCCATGCCATGAGCGCGGCGGCCAGCCGCGTGGGGCAGGGGGACCTGAGCGTGCGGGTGGGTGTCAACGCCCGCGACGAGATCGGTCACCTCGCCGCGGGTTTCAACAGCATGGTCGAATCCCTGGAGGCCCTCTCCGCCGAGGCCCGTGACGAACACGCCAAACGCATCGAGGCCGAGCGCCTCTCCTACGCAGGCCAACTGGCCGCCCACATGGCCCACGAGATCCGCAATCCCCTGTCCGCGGTGATCAATTCGGTGAAGCTCCTGGAGCGCGCGGAACTGGCCTCCCGGGACCGCTCGCAGCTGGTGGACATCATCAACGGAGAGACCCAGCGCCTTCAGCGGATCCTTCAGGGTTTTCTGGACTCGGCCAGGACCCAGGAACTGCGGCTGGAGACGGCGGATGCCTCGAGTCTGGTCGAACAGGTGGTGCACCTGGCGTGCCGGGATTCGGAGGCGGGCGAGCGGATCCGGGTGCATCTGGATTTTCACCAGCGCCCCTGCCCGGTGGTGCATGATGCCGACCAGTTGCGCCAGGTGATCTGGAACCTGGTGCTCAATGCCATCCAGGCCATGCCTGAAGGGGGCCGGCTCACGATCAGCACCGATCCCCGTGGCGAGCGCGTACGGTTCACGGTGCAGGATACGGGCGAGGGCTTTCCGTGCCACCTGCTTTCGTTCGCCACGGAGCCCTTCTATACCGGGCGCAGGAACGGCATCGGGCTGGGGCTGGTGATCGTGCAGCGCATCCTCTCGCAGCACGGCACGCGGCTGGAGATCGACAGCCGCGAGGGGCAGGGTACACGCATGAGTTTCGAGCTGGACATGGGATAG
- a CDS encoding sigma-54-dependent transcriptional regulator has product MATIMIVDDEFSVRRTLGMYLDLEGFRILEAADVPQARELLAANRVDVLVTDMRLGNDAGTSLLTFLREQGSDTGSIVMTGYGSIESAVEAMRLGAFDYLTKPVNPDELVLRVRKLLEQRSLREEVMRLRDQLAGQSKLAHVVARSQAMQDILGVIERIRQRDIPVLITGETGTGKEVLATALHQTSSRADKAYITVNCATLPEDLLDSELFGHMKGAFTGAVSNARGLFQQADGGTLFLDEIGDVSPRLQAKLLRVLQEGEVRPLGGERTLTVDVRVIAATNRDLGAMVCAGEFREDLFFRLNVLPIHIPPLRERREDIPALAESFVARVRAQYERPELGLSQDAIRKLAAHDWPGNIRQLQNVIERSFALHPGPVLRAQEVLITTGSGAGPADEPEHLLPLAQVERRHIRRVLAAHNGNQVASARVLGIGRSTLRRKLEEDG; this is encoded by the coding sequence ATGGCGACGATTATGATCGTGGATGACGAGTTCTCGGTACGGCGCACCCTGGGCATGTACCTGGACCTGGAGGGGTTCCGGATTCTGGAGGCGGCCGATGTGCCGCAGGCCCGGGAACTGCTTGCCGCCAACCGGGTGGATGTCCTGGTCACCGATATGCGACTGGGTAATGATGCCGGCACCAGCCTGCTGACATTCCTGCGCGAGCAGGGCAGCGACACGGGCAGCATCGTCATGACCGGCTACGGCTCCATCGAGAGCGCCGTGGAGGCCATGCGTCTCGGGGCCTTCGACTACCTCACCAAGCCCGTGAATCCGGACGAGCTGGTGCTTCGGGTGCGCAAGCTTCTGGAGCAGCGTTCACTCCGCGAGGAGGTCATGCGGCTGCGTGATCAGCTGGCCGGCCAGTCGAAACTCGCGCACGTGGTGGCCAGGAGCCAGGCCATGCAAGACATCCTGGGGGTGATCGAGCGCATCCGGCAGCGTGACATTCCCGTGCTCATCACCGGCGAAACGGGCACCGGCAAGGAGGTGCTGGCCACCGCACTGCATCAGACCAGCAGCCGTGCCGACAAGGCGTACATCACCGTCAACTGCGCCACGCTGCCCGAGGATCTGCTGGATTCGGAGCTGTTCGGCCACATGAAGGGCGCATTCACCGGGGCCGTGAGCAACGCCCGTGGCCTGTTTCAGCAGGCCGACGGCGGCACACTGTTCCTGGACGAGATCGGCGATGTGAGTCCCCGGCTCCAGGCCAAGCTCCTGCGCGTCCTGCAGGAGGGGGAGGTACGCCCCCTGGGCGGCGAGAGGACCCTCACGGTGGACGTGCGCGTGATCGCCGCGACCAATCGGGACCTGGGTGCCATGGTCTGCGCGGGCGAGTTCAGGGAAGATCTCTTTTTTCGCCTCAATGTACTGCCGATCCATATTCCGCCCCTGCGCGAACGCCGTGAGGACATTCCCGCGCTGGCGGAAAGTTTCGTGGCACGTGTACGTGCGCAGTATGAACGGCCGGAACTGGGCCTCAGCCAGGACGCCATCCGGAAGTTGGCGGCCCATGACTGGCCCGGCAACATCCGTCAGCTTCAGAACGTGATCGAACGCAGCTTCGCGCTCCATCCGGGGCCCGTGCTTCGCGCGCAGGAGGTGCTCATCACCACCGGGTCCGGCGCGGGCCCGGCGGATGAGCCCGAACACCTGCTGCCGCTGGCCCAGGTGGAGCGGCGCCACATCCGCCGCGTCCTGGCCGCGCACAACGGCAACCAGGTGGCGTCGGCCCGCGTTCTGGGCATCGGACGCTCCACGTTGCGGCGCAAGCTGGAAGAGGATGGGTGA
- the zapE gene encoding cell division protein ZapE has protein sequence MPLQTYLQAVQQDHLDYDPAQERAVVSLQRIHDAMHRPAPRAGLVARLLGREPPRPSVQGLYLWGGVGRGKTYLVDSFFEQLPVDNKLRLHFHRFMQRVHEELKTLRKQPDPVDIVARRLAEARVVCLDEFYVSDITDAMLLHKLLAGMFEHKVTLITTSNIPPDDLYRNGLHRHLFLPAIDLIRQHLEVLHLDGDTDYRLRSLEKAELYHAPLDEDADRRLTEAFDAIAPEPGHAGGHVEIVSRRIPVERVADGVVWFRFSDICDGPRSQLDYVEIARMFHTVLVSDVPMMDESMENPARRFMAMVDEFYDRNVKLILSAAVTPEDLYQGKWLSFEFQRTLSRLHEMQSRGYLAEPHLP, from the coding sequence ATGCCTCTTCAAACCTACCTGCAAGCCGTGCAGCAGGATCACCTGGACTATGACCCTGCCCAGGAACGGGCCGTGGTCAGCCTGCAGCGAATCCATGATGCCATGCACCGCCCTGCCCCGCGTGCGGGCCTCGTGGCCCGCCTTCTGGGCCGCGAACCGCCGAGGCCTTCTGTCCAGGGGCTCTACCTGTGGGGCGGCGTGGGCCGGGGCAAGACCTATCTGGTGGATTCGTTCTTCGAGCAACTGCCCGTCGACAACAAGCTCAGGCTGCATTTCCATCGTTTCATGCAACGGGTGCACGAGGAGTTGAAGACGCTTCGCAAGCAGCCCGACCCCGTGGATATCGTCGCCCGGCGGCTGGCCGAGGCACGTGTCGTCTGTCTGGACGAGTTTTACGTCTCCGACATCACCGACGCGATGCTACTGCACAAGCTCCTGGCAGGCATGTTCGAGCACAAGGTCACCCTCATCACCACCTCCAACATCCCCCCCGACGATCTCTACAGAAACGGTCTCCACCGGCACCTGTTTCTCCCCGCCATCGACCTGATCAGGCAGCATCTGGAAGTTCTCCACCTGGACGGGGATACCGATTACCGCCTGCGCTCCCTGGAGAAGGCCGAGCTCTACCATGCACCCCTGGACGAGGATGCCGACAGGCGTCTGACCGAGGCCTTTGACGCCATCGCCCCGGAACCGGGCCATGCGGGCGGGCACGTGGAGATTGTCAGCCGGCGCATTCCGGTGGAGCGCGTGGCCGACGGAGTTGTCTGGTTCCGGTTCAGTGACATCTGCGACGGTCCCCGCAGTCAGCTGGATTATGTGGAGATCGCCCGCATGTTCCACACGGTGCTGGTGTCCGATGTGCCCATGATGGACGAGTCCATGGAGAACCCGGCCCGGCGCTTCATGGCCATGGTGGACGAGTTCTACGATCGCAACGTCAAGCTCATCCTTTCCGCGGCCGTCACCCCTGAAGACCTTTATCAGGGCAAGTGGCTGTCCTTCGAGTTTCAGCGCACCCTGAGCCGGTTGCACGAAATGCAGTCGCGGGGGTATCTTGCGGAGCCGCATCTGCCCTGA
- a CDS encoding DsrE family protein: MYSKLNRILIVLTAMLLPVQIHAGEAPWGRAAEMASEYAEQKVVYDLFGAAEAVESALDRASFLSMLNDADPFDHKIVVVIHGDAIPHFAVAHYPDNRELMIRAQSLSVGDIVEYRLCGAAARMRGFEASDFHGFVKVVPMADAEIVKLQQQGFAYMQ, encoded by the coding sequence ATGTACAGCAAACTGAACCGGATACTCATCGTGCTGACTGCCATGCTGCTCCCGGTCCAGATCCATGCCGGCGAGGCCCCCTGGGGCCGCGCAGCGGAGATGGCGTCCGAGTATGCCGAACAGAAGGTCGTCTATGACCTGTTCGGCGCCGCGGAGGCGGTGGAGAGCGCGCTGGACCGGGCCAGCTTCCTGAGCATGCTCAATGACGCCGATCCCTTCGATCACAAGATCGTGGTGGTCATACACGGCGATGCCATACCGCATTTCGCCGTGGCGCATTACCCTGACAACAGGGAGCTCATGATCCGGGCACAGAGCCTGTCCGTGGGGGACATCGTGGAATACCGGTTGTGCGGGGCCGCTGCCCGGATGCGCGGGTTCGAGGCGTCGGATTTTCACGGGTTCGTGAAGGTGGTGCCCATGGCGGACGCCGAGATCGTGAAGTTGCAGCAGCAGGGATTTGCGTACATGCAGTGA
- a CDS encoding DsrE family protein produces MSLTKSLMLACLLILPVSAFADQAPSPYGKAKTNMHEYAKIDTVFDVNYEDPNQLNTLYFFVRNTSRALGGKVVVVTHGPELRAFARENYDRYQGVMDRMAELAKEGVEFRMCNNAMKAAGFEAEDMHGFVTIVPAGFPEVAALQAQGYQYVNPLPLPVRDVRYLERPELKKQ; encoded by the coding sequence ATGTCCCTGACAAAGTCACTCATGCTCGCCTGCCTGCTGATCCTGCCCGTGTCCGCCTTTGCGGATCAGGCACCCTCGCCGTACGGCAAGGCCAAGACCAACATGCACGAGTACGCGAAGATCGATACGGTGTTCGACGTGAACTACGAGGATCCGAACCAGCTAAACACCCTGTACTTCTTCGTGCGCAACACCTCGCGGGCACTGGGCGGCAAGGTCGTGGTGGTGACGCACGGACCGGAACTGCGCGCCTTCGCCCGTGAGAACTATGACAGGTACCAGGGTGTCATGGATCGCATGGCAGAGCTGGCCAAGGAAGGCGTGGAATTCCGCATGTGCAACAATGCCATGAAGGCGGCCGGATTCGAGGCCGAGGACATGCACGGGTTCGTCACCATCGTGCCCGCCGGATTCCCGGAGGTCGCGGCCCTTCAGGCCCAGGGCTACCAGTATGTCAACCCGCTGCCGCTGCCGGTACGCGACGTACGCTACCTGGAGCGTCCGGAACTGAAGAAGCAGTAA